The Chlamydia poikilotherma DNA segment ACTTCAGGAACTATACCACCGATATATCCATTAAAAGTTGGGGTGATGCTATCCGGAGGCCCCGCTCCTGGTGGGCATAATGTCATTTGGGGATTATTACATAGTTTAAAAAAAATCCATCCAGATAGCTCTCTAATAGGATTTCTAAATAACGGTCAGGGAATTCTTAACAACAATACAGTAGAGATTAACGAAGAATTTATGGAATGCTTTAGAAATTCCGGAGGTTTTAACTGTATAGGAACAGGAAGAACGAATATCATCACTGAAGAAAATAAAGCCGCATGCTTAAAAACCGTGAGAGCTTTGGATCTTGATGGTTTAGTAATTATTGGTGGGGATGGCTCAAATACAGCAACCGCAATTCTTGCGGAATATTTTTCTCAGCATCACCCCAAAACATGCGTTGTAGGTGTTCCCAAAACTATTGACGGAGATCTCCAACACTTATTTTTAGACCTTACCTTTGGATTTGATTCAGCAACAAAGTTTTATTCTTCAATCATCAGTAATATCTCAAGAGATACACTATCTTGCAAAGCACATTATCATTTTATAAAGCTTATGGGACGATCAGCATCTCATATTGCTTTAGAATGTACCCTACAAACACATCCTAATATCACACTGATAGGCGAAGAAATCGCAGAAAAAAATGTCCCCTTAAAAACGATCATTCATAAGATATGCTCGATTATTGCTGATAGAGCCGCTATGGGAAAATACTACGGTATTATTCTCATTCCTGAGGGTATTATCGAGTTTATTCCTGAGATTAATAATCTTGTTAAGGAAATAGAAAGAATCCCCGAAGATATTGATAAATTCTCATCATTATCTCGAGAGTCTCAGAAACTATTAAAAAGCTTCCCTGAAGCCATTGCAAATCAGCTTCTTAATGATAGAGATGCTCACGGAAATGCCTACGTGTCTAAAATTAGTGTGGATAAGCTTCTCATCCACCTTGTAGACAATCACTTAAAGAAGTATTTCAAAAATGTTCCCTTTAATGCAATTTCACATTTCCTAGGTTATGAAGGAAGATCCTGTTTACCCACAAAATTCGATAATACATACAGTTATGCTCTAGGTTATGGTACAGGAGTTCTGATATTTAATCGTTGTAATGGTTATCTCACAGTTATCGAATCTCTAATCAATATAGTGGATAAATGGCGGCTACGCGCCATGCCTATTGTGAAAATGTTTACAACAAAGAAAAAATCAGATGGAACTATAAAACCCCTAATAAAAAAGAGTTTGATAGATATAAGTAGCCCAGCTTTCCTTAAGTTTAAGTTATATAGAAAAATCTGGGCTCTTGAAGACTCCTATCGCTTTTTAGGCCCATTACAAATTGACACACCACCAAACACTCATTCCGATCATTTTCCTCCGCTAACCCTCCTCCTCAATCATAATGAATGGCAAAAAAGATGCTCAATCTGTATGGAAATTCCTGACTGTGATTACTAATCTCATCATTCCTACATCCTTAAAATAAGAAGCGGAGTTTCTTCTCGACGAATTCTTTTTAAAAAATTAAATTAACATTATAAAAGCCTCCATAAATTAGGAGAAATATAACCAAATGAGCACTACGTGTCATAAACATGAACAACGCCACGTTATAAAATTTAATATTCTCAATAACATCACAACTTTCGGTGTTCTTCATACACCTTTACAGGCTTGTGCTCCCTACCCCTTGGTGATTACTCTTCATGGGTTAGCTTCAAGTAAAATTGGTTCCAAACGCACTCATGTACAGCTTGCTGAAAAACTCACAGAACATGGTATTTCTGTTTTGCGTGTTGATCTCCCTGGACACGGTGATTCCGAAGGTTCCCTATACGACTTCTCATTTAGTGACTATATCACTAGTGCAAATGAAATTATCTCTCATGGTTATGGCTTAAATAATATCGATACGAAAAATATTGCTGTCTTTGGTTCTTCATTAGGAGGAACGTTAGCTCTATTAAATATGCCTACCCTACAATATGTAAAAAGCCTTGCTGTATGGGCGCCAACAATTCAAGGTGCTATATGGTTACAGGAAGCTGTCAATATTCCTAATAATCTTATTGCCCATGCTCCATCCTCAGAAGATATTCTCTATGCAGGTATGCCGATAAACAAAACGTTTTGTTCACAATTCATTGAAATGGATGTAACTAAAGAAGTTTCTAAATTTTCTGATTCTCTATCTATACTGCATATGCAAGGAGAAGACGATACAACTGTATCTCTGCATCATCAGAAAATCTTTGCGGAAGCTATGAGCCATAAATCAAATCTTTATGAGATACGTACGTATCCAAATACAGGACATCATATTCCTCAGTCTTGCTCTATGTTACTAGAACTTGTACAATGGTTAAAACATCAACTTATTCCCTAGGAACTACCTATGGAGCTTCTCTCTGTAAATAAAAGTTACTTTGAATTGCAACGTTTGCATTATCGTCCAGAAACGCTAAGTTTCTTAAACGGTATTACATCGTTACATATTGTAGATTCTACAGAGTCCCCCTCTATTCCTAAAGATCTTCAAGAATATATTCCTAATTTATGTTCTATTCCTGAAGTAACTATTGAAAAAGGAGAAGCCACACCTTCACGACCATTAAAAATTGGTGTTTTACTTTCTGGAGGACAGGCACCTGGAGGCCATAACGTAGTTATAGGACTCTTTGAAGGCCTACGAGCCTTCAATCCAAAAACAAAGCTCTATGGGTTTATCCAAGGTCCTTTAGGATTAACGCGTGGACTCTACAAAGATCTCGATATTTCTGTAATTTATGATTATTACAATGTCGGTGGTTTTGACATGCTCTCTTCCAGTAAAGAGAAAATCAAAACCAAGGAACAAAAAAGTACAATTCTCACTAATGTGAAAAAGCTTAAGCTTGATGGTTTACTCATTATAGGAGGAAACGATTCTAATACCGACACTGCAATGCTTGCTGAGTATTTTCTTAAGCATAACTGCAATATTCCTATTGTAGGTGTACCTAAAACTATTGATGGGGATCTCAAAAATTTTTGGATTGAAACACCATTAGGCTTTCATACTTCCTGCCGCATCTATTCAGAAATGATCGGAAATTTAGAAAAAGATACTTTATCTATAAAGAAGTACCATCATTTTGTCCGTCTCATGGGACAAAAAGCCTCTTATACAACTTTAGAGTGCGGTTTGCAGACCTTACCTAATATCACTCTCATTAGCGAACATATCGCGATGAGAAAGATTTCCCTACAAAAACTTAGCGAACATATCGCTATGGGCTTAGTAAACCGTTACAGATCAGGGAAAAATTATAGTACGATACTTATTCCTGAAGGCTTGATCGAACATGTATTTGACACAAGAAAGCTGATTAATGAATTGAATGTTTTATTGTTAGACAACAATTTAAATTTAGATAATGTAAATAAAAAGCTTTCTCCAGAATCTCTGAAGACATTTTCTTCTCTACCTACAGAAATTGCTCATCAATTACTAATTGCCAGAGACTCTTATGGAAATGTGCGTGTATCTAAAATTGCCACCGAAGAACTCTTAGCTGCATTAATAAAAAAGGAAATCCAGAAAATAGAACCAAACATGGAATTCCAACCTGTAAATCACTTTTTTGGTTATGAATCTCGAGCAGGATTCCCCTCAAATTTTGATGCAAATTATGGACTAGCCTTGGGGATTATTTCCGCTCTTTTTCTCATTAGACAACGGACTGGTTATATGGTGACCATCAATAACCTCGCTCGTTCATATAGTGAATGGATTGGTGGAGCTACGCCCCTATATAAAATGATGCAATTGGAATATCGTTTAGGAGAAGATAATCCGGTAATTAAAACTGATTCTGTGAATCCTAATGCTCCAGAAGTACAGTACCTACTAAATCAAAGTGATACATGCTTAATGAAAGATCTTTACTGTTTCCCCGGACCATTGCAATACTTTGGTGAGGAACGCTTAGTAGATCAAAGGCCGCTAACATTACTATGGGAAAATAGAAAGTAGAGAAAAATAAGCACCTTTTAAGGCAACATAGCTGGCTACTTCAAAAAACCACTCTCTAAAAAGATGCTTATAAAAGAAAAATAGCGGTAGTCGGACTTGAACCAACGACTCGCAGATTATGATTCTGCTGCTCTAACCATCTGAGCTATACCGCCACACTAGATGGTAAAATTAATAGCGGGAGAAGGATTCGAACCTCCGACCTTTGGGTTATGAGCCCAACGAGATGACCACTACTCTATCCCGCGATAAGTAAAAGACTTTAGCAAAGCTCTATATTTTTACACAAGGGATATATCTCTTAAAAGATTCCCAGGTACAATCGAAAGCCGCTCTTTCTTCATGTAAGAACGTGTTCCCCTTATGAATATAAGCAATTCTTTCTTCAGGATGATCAAGTAAAGAGGTTATTACTTCTAGCATATTTCTCTCATCTAAACAGCAACCCGCCCCTATCGATAATAGACGCATCGCTAAATCTGATTGAGATTTAATATAGGGACCAAACATTAATGGGACACCACATTGCAAGGGTTCTAAAAGATTATGTCCCCCTACCCTATCATCAAATGTACCGCCAACAAAAGCAAGATCGGCAGCAAAATATAGTTGTTTTAACCAACCTATTGCATCAACAATAATCGCATCATTTTTATCAAATGTAGATTCCCGACTCCATAATCCATAAGAAATATTTTCTTTTACTAAAAGACTTTCTAATTCTTTAGTTCTCTCGATATGACGAGGCACCCAAAGCACTTTAAGATTTCTATGACGAAGTTGACGAATTACAGGAATCCAGGCATTGACATCCTTAGGATGTGTCGAGCCTAAAACAAGCAATTCTGCATTATCAGATATTTGGAGCTTCTGTCTCCAATAGCTCCGTTTGTTATTTTCAGAGGAAGTTTCCGTATAGGTTTTAATATTTCCTGTGACTGTTATCTTCTTCTCGTCGACACCAAGACGTAAAAAACGCGCTTTATGTTGATCGTCTTGAAGTAAAAATCCATCTATAGGAGAAAAATAATTCCTACCAAACCGTTTTAAAATTGTGAACCATTTACAAGAGTTTGCGGAGAGCTTGCCATTAATTACGATTGCTGTAGCTCCTATTTTCTTTGATTCTTCAACAAAATTCAACCAGCAATCTCCTTCTGAAAATACAAGCAGAGACGGTGAAATAGCTCTAACGACAGGTTTGATAATCAGACTTAAATCTAAGGGCAAAATGAAGGTTGTAACTCCTATAGGCCCGAACAACCTTTCCGCATTCTCGTATCCAGATTCACTACAGGCAGTGACAACACAACGCCAATGAGGATAATCTTTCATGAACTTCTCTACAATAGGGACAAGAAGAGATACCTCACCTACAGAAGCGCCGTGAAACCAAACTACAGGACCTTCTCCAAGCAGTTGAGGTTTCTTTAAACCAAAACGAATTTTTAATGCTTTCTTATACTTCCCATGAACAAATTTTTTATAAAGAATCTTAGGAAGCGCTATTGTAAACGCTAAGATTAAAAAACAATCATATAGAAAAGTATGTAACTTAGTCATTCGACGTTTAATCATAGAACAAAATTCACCAATCTATTAGGAACAAAAACTTCCTGTTTAATTTCTTTATCTTCTAGATATTTAGCGACAGCTTCTTTTGCTAAAGACAGAACATTTTCTTTAGAAGTTGACTTATCAATATCTAAGCGTGCACGTAGCTTTCCGTTTACCTGTATTACAAATGTTACTGAAGTATCTTCCAAATATTTAAGATCTACTTTCGGCCACCCTGCGGTATCTATACCAGGAGCATAACCTAAGACTGTCCATAGCTCCTCACTAATGTGCGGAGCTATAGGAGCTAAAGCTTGCACAACCATAGCTAAAGCTGCTTTAGGATAAATGTTAAGCTTCACAAATTCATTTATGAATTCCATAAAAGAAGATGGAATAGTATTTAAAGACATTTTTTCAATATCTTCACTCACCCGGTGAACCAATCTATGTGCTAAAGCTATCCCTTTAGGATCATCAATATCTTGAACCAAAGACGATGTTGCCATTTCATAGAAACGATTGAGGAAGCGTCTACAACCAGAAACACCTTGATTACACCAAAGCTTATTTTTATCTAAAGGTCCAGAAAACATTGCGTACATGCGCAATGCATCTGCACCAAATTCATCGATGAGGATTTGAGGGTCTACTCCATTTAGCTTGGATTTAGACATCTTTTCTTGACGCACTTCTAATTCTTCTCCGGAAGTACTTGTCCAAACACCATTATCTTCACGAGCATCTTCAGGACAAACGTAACCCTTACCAGGAATCCGATAAGAAGTTGCAAGAACTAAACCTTGATTTATTAGCTTTTTAAACGGCTCTGCATTAGAGACCATACCAGCTTCATAAAATACTCGATGCCAAAAACGCGAGTATAATAGATGTAAAACCGCGTGTTCCGCACCTCCGATATATAGATCTACCGGCATCCAATATCTTTCATTTTCATGAGACCAAGGGGCTTGAAAATTGTGTGCATCACAAAAACGTAGGTAATACCAACATGATCCTGCCCATTGCGGCATAGTATGCGTCTCGCGTCTGCCTAGGCGGTTAGTTTTTACATCATGAATATCCACCCACTCTTTTACTTTTGCCAAAGGCCCCTGACCAAAACCTTCAGGACGATAATCCTGAACTTCAGGAGGTAATAAAGGAAGCTCATCATCTTCTAAAGGACGAGAGGTGCCATCTTCAAAGTGAATAATAGGAATCGGCTCTCCCCAATATCTTTGTCGAGAAAACAACCAATCACGCAGCTTATAAGCAACTTTAGCTTCTCCTAAATTTTTCTTTTGCAAATAGGCAATTATGTAGTCTTTAGCTTCTTGATCTCTAAGACCGTCTAAATGAAAGTCTCTATGATTACTATGAACACAATACCCATCTTGATCAAGAACCTCATAAATAGGCAAAGAGAAGGTTTCAGCAAATTCTCTATCTCTTTCGTCATGAGCAGGAACACCCATAACAACACCAGAGCCATAACCCAAAATGACATAATCCGAAATCCAAATAGGAATATCTGCTCCAGTTATAGGATGTTTAGCATATGTTCCTGTAAATACTCCGCTTTTTACTTTAGTCTCGCTTA contains these protein-coding regions:
- a CDS encoding diphosphate--fructose-6-phosphate 1-phosphotransferase, yielding MELLSVNKSYFELQRLHYRPETLSFLNGITSLHIVDSTESPSIPKDLQEYIPNLCSIPEVTIEKGEATPSRPLKIGVLLSGGQAPGGHNVVIGLFEGLRAFNPKTKLYGFIQGPLGLTRGLYKDLDISVIYDYYNVGGFDMLSSSKEKIKTKEQKSTILTNVKKLKLDGLLIIGGNDSNTDTAMLAEYFLKHNCNIPIVGVPKTIDGDLKNFWIETPLGFHTSCRIYSEMIGNLEKDTLSIKKYHHFVRLMGQKASYTTLECGLQTLPNITLISEHIAMRKISLQKLSEHIAMGLVNRYRSGKNYSTILIPEGLIEHVFDTRKLINELNVLLLDNNLNLDNVNKKLSPESLKTFSSLPTEIAHQLLIARDSYGNVRVSKIATEELLAALIKKEIQKIEPNMEFQPVNHFFGYESRAGFPSNFDANYGLALGIISALFLIRQRTGYMVTINNLARSYSEWIGGATPLYKMMQLEYRLGEDNPVIKTDSVNPNAPEVQYLLNQSDTCLMKDLYCFPGPLQYFGEERLVDQRPLTLLWENRK
- the waaA gene encoding lipid IV(A) 3-deoxy-D-manno-octulosonic acid transferase; protein product: MIKRRMTKLHTFLYDCFLILAFTIALPKILYKKFVHGKYKKALKIRFGLKKPQLLGEGPVVWFHGASVGEVSLLVPIVEKFMKDYPHWRCVVTACSESGYENAERLFGPIGVTTFILPLDLSLIIKPVVRAISPSLLVFSEGDCWLNFVEESKKIGATAIVINGKLSANSCKWFTILKRFGRNYFSPIDGFLLQDDQHKARFLRLGVDEKKITVTGNIKTYTETSSENNKRSYWRQKLQISDNAELLVLGSTHPKDVNAWIPVIRQLRHRNLKVLWVPRHIERTKELESLLVKENISYGLWSRESTFDKNDAIIVDAIGWLKQLYFAADLAFVGGTFDDRVGGHNLLEPLQCGVPLMFGPYIKSQSDLAMRLLSIGAGCCLDERNMLEVITSLLDHPEERIAYIHKGNTFLHEERAAFDCTWESFKRYIPCVKI
- a CDS encoding diphosphate--fructose-6-phosphate 1-phosphotransferase, which codes for MHPNFSDLNGVVIPGTPPLPRELQKFPSLLPTNDLRFSPKFDADVAKLFPNTYDSPYLKFTSGTIPPIYPLKVGVMLSGGPAPGGHNVIWGLLHSLKKIHPDSSLIGFLNNGQGILNNNTVEINEEFMECFRNSGGFNCIGTGRTNIITEENKAACLKTVRALDLDGLVIIGGDGSNTATAILAEYFSQHHPKTCVVGVPKTIDGDLQHLFLDLTFGFDSATKFYSSIISNISRDTLSCKAHYHFIKLMGRSASHIALECTLQTHPNITLIGEEIAEKNVPLKTIIHKICSIIADRAAMGKYYGIILIPEGIIEFIPEINNLVKEIERIPEDIDKFSSLSRESQKLLKSFPEAIANQLLNDRDAHGNAYVSKISVDKLLIHLVDNHLKKYFKNVPFNAISHFLGYEGRSCLPTKFDNTYSYALGYGTGVLIFNRCNGYLTVIESLINIVDKWRLRAMPIVKMFTTKKKSDGTIKPLIKKSLIDISSPAFLKFKLYRKIWALEDSYRFLGPLQIDTPPNTHSDHFPPLTLLLNHNEWQKRCSICMEIPDCDY
- a CDS encoding alpha/beta hydrolase; amino-acid sequence: MSTTCHKHEQRHVIKFNILNNITTFGVLHTPLQACAPYPLVITLHGLASSKIGSKRTHVQLAEKLTEHGISVLRVDLPGHGDSEGSLYDFSFSDYITSANEIISHGYGLNNIDTKNIAVFGSSLGGTLALLNMPTLQYVKSLAVWAPTIQGAIWLQEAVNIPNNLIAHAPSSEDILYAGMPINKTFCSQFIEMDVTKEVSKFSDSLSILHMQGEDDTTVSLHHQKIFAEAMSHKSNLYEIRTYPNTGHHIPQSCSMLLELVQWLKHQLIP
- the leuS gene encoding leucine--tRNA ligase, whose translation is MRYDPSLIEKKWQEFWKEARSFKADEASDKPKYYVLDMFPYPSGSGLHVGHLIGYTATDIVARYKRAKGYSVLHPMGWDSFGLPAEQYAVRTGTHPRETTQKNIENFRRQLSAMGFSYDESREFATSDPDYYRWTQKLFLFLYEKGLAYMADMAVNYCPELGTVLSNEEVENGLSVEGGYPVERRMLRQWILRITAYSDQLLEGLEDLDWPENVKQLQRNWIGKSEGALVRFEVSNKNFLEVFTTRPDTLCGVSFLVIAPEHPEVNQLISENQREAVESYIRIAQSKSERDRISETKVKSGVFTGTYAKHPITGADIPIWISDYVILGYGSGVVMGVPAHDERDREFAETFSLPIYEVLDQDGYCVHSNHRDFHLDGLRDQEAKDYIIAYLQKKNLGEAKVAYKLRDWLFSRQRYWGEPIPIIHFEDGTSRPLEDDELPLLPPEVQDYRPEGFGQGPLAKVKEWVDIHDVKTNRLGRRETHTMPQWAGSCWYYLRFCDAHNFQAPWSHENERYWMPVDLYIGGAEHAVLHLLYSRFWHRVFYEAGMVSNAEPFKKLINQGLVLATSYRIPGKGYVCPEDAREDNGVWTSTSGEELEVRQEKMSKSKLNGVDPQILIDEFGADALRMYAMFSGPLDKNKLWCNQGVSGCRRFLNRFYEMATSSLVQDIDDPKGIALAHRLVHRVSEDIEKMSLNTIPSSFMEFINEFVKLNIYPKAALAMVVQALAPIAPHISEELWTVLGYAPGIDTAGWPKVDLKYLEDTSVTFVIQVNGKLRARLDIDKSTSKENVLSLAKEAVAKYLEDKEIKQEVFVPNRLVNFVL